From the Cyanobacteriota bacterium genome, the window ACGGTTACACCTAAGGGAGTTGCTGCTACTGAATTGCGCCCTTGGGGATCATTTACGGTATTGGAAGAGGGACGGGGCTATAAGATTAAGCGCATTGAGGTAAAGCCCGGTCATCGGTTGAGCTTGCAGATGCACCATCACCGCAGCGAGCATTGGATTGTGGTTTCAGGTACCGCGAAGGTAACCTGTGGCGATCGTGAGATTGTGATTTATAGCAACCAGTCTACCTACGTACCGCAATGCACAGCTCATCGGCTGGAAAATCCCGGTGTGATTCCCTTAGTTCTGATTGAAGTACAAAACGGGGAATACTTGGGAGAAGATGACATTGTTCGTTTTCAGGATGATTACGCCCGCACTGATACGCCTAAGTCATGATTCATCTCAGTGAAACTGCTGTCAGTGAACTGTTGCGTTTGCGTAGTCGCTCCTTGGCTTCAGCAGCCAACTTGCGTCTGGGGGTCAGGCCAGGTGGCTGTGCTGGTCTTGTATATAGCTTAACATTTGATGATAGGGTGGCTACTGATGATCAGATCTTCGACGGCGATCGCCTACCCGTGGTCATCAATCGGCAGGACTTAGAGTATCTGCGGGGGTTAACAATTGATTATTCTGAGGACTTAATGGGTGGAGCGTTTCAATTTCGCAATCCCCAGGCAACCAGCACCTGTAGCTGTGGAACATCGTTCGCAGTCAGTTCGTAGTCGCCAATACCTAGCGTGAGTGTGATGGCTGTCGCCAAAAGCGTCTGAACCAAGACAGCAGCGATGGTCTGGCAGCAACTTTGAGAATTTTGTCTTTTAAGGAAGAGCGCACTAGAAAGATGCAGCCCTCTCTGGTAAATGGGGCATGGCTAGATCCAATTCCAGAGCGGATGTAGTCACCAGTGTGGTAAGTGCGATCGCCATCAACTAAATCACCTGCCAGCATAAAAATCTCTTCCACATCCCTGTGGTCGTGCAGTGGATAACGGGCACCAGCCTCCGCCTTTAGCAAGCAGACGACTCGCTGAGTACGGTAGTTAATGCTGAGAAGAACAATTTCGATGCCAGGGGCTGCGTGAGGTCGCCATTTCAAACCAGCCAACAGATTAGTCAATAGCTCTAGGGAGTTGGTTGTCCTTTGGGTAAGGGTAGCGAGTTCATCTAAGGCATTGAGATCTGTAGGTAACGGTGCTGGTAATTCTGCTTCAGGCTGTGCTGAGGTTACATCAGGGGCTGGAGTGGAGGTGGTAAGTTGCTGCAACAGGCGTTGTTTGAGCGCAGGGCTGAGGGTTGCCAGCGGCGTGCTATAGGCCAAGGCAGCAACTGTTTCCTGGACGATCGCCAGCTCTTCAGCCAGTTCTGGACAGTCGGCAATTTGCTGCTCTACCCACAACTTCTGCTCTGCACTCAATGTCCCTAGGGCATAGAGGGGAGCTAGTTCGCAAAAGCAATAATGAGCAGCCATTGTCAATACCCGTTGATGTTCAAATACATTATGAAATACAAAACCCTATATTATATCTCAAGTTACTAATCCTGTCTTGTTCTCACGACATTATAAATATTACTTATCTTTCCCTAGTCCCAGCGCCCTATGGCCGTGCGTAATTTGGTTAGCCCTAAGCGAATACGAGTTTTGACGGTGCCTAGAGATACGTTCATCTGGTCGGCAATTTCCTGCTGGGTTAACCCTTGGTAATAGGCCAGTTCGATCGTCAGTCGCTGCTCTGTAGGCAGAGTTTCTAAGGCGGCGATAACTTGACGACGACGCTCTGACAACAAAGCATCATTAAAGGGGTCGTTATTGGGAACAGCGGGCAAGTCTTTTGCTAATTCCCTTGAGGCTGTCGCTACTCTGTGCGATCGCTGCAACGCCCGCAACCGATCCATCAACCGACTCCGAGCCAACATCAGCAACCAACTGTCTGCTCGACCTTTAGCAGGGTCATAGCGCCCGGCAATGCGCCAAACCTGAGCAAACAAGTCTAAAACCACCTCTTCCGCCTCTTCTACAGATCCTAGGCTTTTGAAGGCTAGGGAGTAGACAAGTTTGGCATAGCGATCATACAGAGCAGACAGAGCTACTTGGTTCTGCTGGGCAATTTGAGCGAGGAGAGTTGCGTCATCAGCGGGAGACTGATCGGTCATCAACGCATGACAGTGATAGAGTGATAGCCTCATCATTTAAGCACAATTAACCAACAATAATCGGCAAGCCATGATCATGCGGGGTGAGACTGGACGGCAGCAATAACGATGATGGTGACAATAGCAATCGCTATACTGGCCGCCACTAGGGTAGGCAGCGACCCAGCTAAGTAGGGTACGATTACCCCAGACAACCCTGCGCCACCGAAATATAGGCCTGTGCTCCAGCCTGCCTGCGACAGGGGAACTAACTCTAGAGCATAGGGAACCATGCTAATCAACACTAGGCCAAAACTGCTGCCTGCTATCACAATGTTGGCAATCGCCAGTTCAGGGCTGCCAACCTGAGTAGATAGCCCTAGGGAAATGGCAATTGCACCTAACCCAGTCATCATGGCTGACTTGGATCCTAATTTAGCCACTATCTGTCCCAGGGGAAGAGCCGTGATTGCTGCGATCAGTAGCACTCCTGAAGCTATCCAGCCGGTAGTCACCAGAGGTAATTGGAGATTAGCTGTTTTTGGTACAGTCTCCAGCAGTAGATTGAGGTCAGACCCAACACCCAGCCCCACTAAGAAGGTGAGCGCCGATCGCAGGCGATCGTAGGGCACAGTATCCACCACAGGCAATGTGGCTATGGTATGGCGGGGAAGAGCACGATATAGCACTGTTGCTGCTGCCATAAGGACGATCGCCCCAGCCACAAAGGTCAATGATGCCCCAAGTCTGTCTAGGAGTTCTCCTAGAATCGGCCCTAGACTCGCAGCCAGACTAAAAACTAGGGTTAATACAGCATTGGCTTGCGGGAG encodes:
- a CDS encoding phosphomannose isomerase type II C-terminal cupin domain, whose translation is TVTPKGVAATELRPWGSFTVLEEGRGYKIKRIEVKPGHRLSLQMHHHRSEHWIVVSGTAKVTCGDREIVIYSNQSTYVPQCTAHRLENPGVIPLVLIEVQNGEYLGEDDIVRFQDDYARTDTPKS
- a CDS encoding iron-sulfur cluster assembly accessory protein; this translates as MIHLSETAVSELLRLRSRSLASAANLRLGVRPGGCAGLVYSLTFDDRVATDDQIFDGDRLPVVINRQDLEYLRGLTIDYSEDLMGGAFQFRNPQATSTCSCGTSFAVSS
- a CDS encoding cupin domain-containing protein yields the protein MAAHYCFCELAPLYALGTLSAEQKLWVEQQIADCPELAEELAIVQETVAALAYSTPLATLSPALKQRLLQQLTTSTPAPDVTSAQPEAELPAPLPTDLNALDELATLTQRTTNSLELLTNLLAGLKWRPHAAPGIEIVLLSINYRTQRVVCLLKAEAGARYPLHDHRDVEEIFMLAGDLVDGDRTYHTGDYIRSGIGSSHAPFTREGCIFLVRSSLKDKILKVAARPSLLSWFRRFWRQPSHSR
- a CDS encoding sigma-70 family RNA polymerase sigma factor; the encoded protein is MMRLSLYHCHALMTDQSPADDATLLAQIAQQNQVALSALYDRYAKLVYSLAFKSLGSVEEAEEVVLDLFAQVWRIAGRYDPAKGRADSWLLMLARSRLMDRLRALQRSHRVATASRELAKDLPAVPNNDPFNDALLSERRRQVIAALETLPTEQRLTIELAYYQGLTQQEIADQMNVSLGTVKTRIRLGLTKLRTAIGRWD
- a CDS encoding MFS transporter, whose translation is MQTGEMESSEADQSILWRQVWGLAALLAAIVMSWIAYGLYQPKVLVQLGFLQLASSLGVMQGLLGAVIEPMVGAYSDRIMQRLGNRLPIISVGVTLAGLLFVATAVALRIELPSGWRWLIPVMMTLWVIAMIIFRGPAIALLRQFAPVKALPQANAVLTLVFSLAASLGPILGELLDRLGASLTFVAGAIVLMAAATVLYRALPRHTIATLPVVDTVPYDRLRSALTFLVGLGVGSDLNLLLETVPKTANLQLPLVTTGWIASGVLLIAAITALPLGQIVAKLGSKSAMMTGLGAIAISLGLSTQVGSPELAIANIVIAGSSFGLVLISMVPYALELVPLSQAGWSTGLYFGGAGLSGVIVPYLAGSLPTLVAASIAIAIVTIIVIAAVQSHPA